The following are encoded in a window of Sphaerisporangium siamense genomic DNA:
- a CDS encoding polyribonucleotide nucleotidyltransferase gives MEGVHSTEAVIDNGSFGTRTVRFETGRLARQAAGSAVVYLDDDTMVLSATTASKNPKEGLDFFPLTVDVEERMYAAGRIPGSFFRREGRPSEDAILTCRLIDRPLRPSFVKGLRNEVQVVATVMALNPEHLYDVVAINAASLSTQLAGLPFSGPIGGVRVALINGQWVGFPTHAELEGATFDMVVAGRVLEDGDVAIMMVEAESTRDTLRLVAEGSVAPTEETVAEGLEAAKPFIKVLVEAQSQIAEVAAKETAQYPVFLDYQEDAYEAVSGAVKSELASALTIAGKKERETELDRVKALALEKLGADFEGREKEISAAFRTLTKKLMRERVINEGVRIDGRGTKDIRQLSAEVHVVPRVHGSALFERGETQILGITTLNMLRMEQMIDTLNPERTKRYMHNYNFPPYSTGETGRVGSPKRREIGHGALAERALLPVLPTREEFPYAIRQVSEALGSNGSTSMGSVCASTMALLDAGVPLKDMVAGIAMGLIGENGTYVTLTDILGAEDAMGDMDFKVAGTRDLITALQLDTKLDGIPAEVLAGALKQARAARLAILSVMQEAIDSPAEMNPTAPRIITIKVPVDKIGEVIGPKGKMINQIQDDTGAEITIEDDGTIYIGATDGPSAEAARSTINSIANPHMPEVGERYLGTVVKIAAFGAFVSLLPGKDGLLHVSQIRKLHGGKRIENVEDVMNVGDKIQVEIAEIDSRGKLSLVPVEVIEKEAAAKAEGASGDGDGAGRSEPEFREPSAPREERAERPRRTRTRGGRDDRNS, from the coding sequence CCAGGCGGCGGGAAGCGCCGTCGTGTACCTCGATGACGACACGATGGTCCTGTCCGCCACCACCGCGTCCAAGAATCCCAAGGAAGGCTTGGACTTCTTCCCGCTCACCGTCGACGTCGAGGAGCGGATGTACGCCGCGGGCCGCATCCCCGGCTCGTTCTTCCGGCGTGAGGGCCGTCCCTCCGAGGACGCCATCCTCACCTGCCGCCTGATCGACCGTCCGCTGCGCCCGTCCTTCGTCAAGGGCCTGCGCAACGAGGTCCAGGTCGTGGCCACGGTGATGGCCCTCAACCCCGAGCACCTGTACGACGTGGTCGCGATCAACGCGGCCAGCCTGTCCACGCAGCTCGCGGGTCTGCCCTTCTCCGGCCCGATCGGCGGCGTCCGCGTCGCGCTGATCAACGGCCAGTGGGTGGGGTTCCCGACCCACGCCGAGCTGGAGGGCGCCACCTTCGACATGGTCGTCGCCGGCCGCGTGCTGGAGGACGGCGATGTCGCGATCATGATGGTCGAGGCCGAGTCCACCCGTGACACGCTGCGGCTCGTCGCCGAGGGCTCGGTCGCGCCGACCGAGGAGACCGTCGCCGAGGGCCTTGAGGCGGCCAAGCCGTTCATCAAGGTGCTGGTCGAGGCCCAGAGCCAGATCGCCGAGGTCGCCGCCAAGGAGACCGCCCAGTACCCGGTCTTCCTGGACTACCAGGAGGACGCCTACGAGGCCGTCTCCGGCGCGGTGAAGAGCGAGCTGGCCTCGGCGCTGACCATCGCCGGCAAGAAGGAGCGCGAGACCGAGCTCGACCGCGTCAAGGCCCTGGCGCTGGAGAAGCTCGGCGCGGACTTCGAGGGCCGCGAGAAGGAGATCTCCGCCGCGTTCCGCACGCTGACCAAGAAGCTCATGCGCGAGCGCGTGATCAACGAGGGCGTGCGCATCGACGGCCGGGGCACCAAGGACATCCGCCAGCTCAGCGCCGAGGTCCACGTGGTCCCGAGGGTCCACGGCTCGGCCCTGTTCGAGCGCGGCGAGACCCAGATCCTGGGCATCACCACGCTGAACATGCTGCGCATGGAGCAGATGATCGACACGCTCAACCCCGAGCGCACCAAGCGGTACATGCACAACTACAACTTCCCGCCCTACTCCACCGGTGAGACCGGCCGGGTGGGCTCGCCCAAGCGCCGCGAGATCGGCCACGGCGCGCTCGCCGAGCGGGCGCTGCTGCCGGTGCTGCCGACCCGCGAGGAGTTCCCGTACGCCATCCGCCAGGTGTCGGAGGCTCTCGGCTCCAACGGCTCGACCAGCATGGGCTCGGTCTGCGCCTCCACCATGGCGCTGCTGGACGCGGGCGTCCCGCTGAAGGACATGGTGGCGGGCATCGCGATGGGCCTCATCGGCGAGAACGGCACCTACGTGACGCTCACCGACATCCTCGGCGCCGAGGACGCCATGGGCGACATGGACTTCAAGGTCGCCGGCACCCGTGACCTGATCACCGCGCTCCAGCTCGACACCAAGCTGGACGGCATCCCGGCCGAGGTCCTGGCCGGGGCGCTGAAGCAGGCCAGGGCCGCGCGCCTGGCGATCCTCTCGGTCATGCAGGAGGCCATCGACTCCCCGGCCGAGATGAACCCGACCGCGCCGCGCATCATCACGATCAAGGTCCCGGTCGACAAGATCGGCGAGGTCATCGGCCCCAAGGGCAAGATGATCAACCAGATCCAGGACGACACCGGCGCCGAGATCACGATCGAGGACGACGGCACGATCTACATCGGCGCCACCGACGGTCCGTCGGCGGAGGCCGCGCGCAGCACGATCAACTCGATCGCCAACCCGCACATGCCGGAGGTCGGCGAGCGCTACCTGGGCACGGTCGTCAAGATCGCCGCGTTCGGCGCGTTCGTCAGCCTGCTGCCCGGCAAGGACGGCCTGCTGCACGTCTCGCAGATCCGCAAGCTGCACGGCGGCAAGCGCATCGAGAACGTCGAGGACGTCATGAACGTCGGCGACAAGATCCAGGTGGAGATCGCCGAGATCGACTCGCGCGGCAAGCTGTCCCTGGTGCCCGTCGAGGTCATCGAGAAGGAGGCCGCGGCCAAGGCCGAGGGCGCCTCCGGCGACGGCGACGGCGCGGGCCGCTCCGAGCCCGAGTTCCGCGAGCCGTCCGCGCCCCGCGAGGAGCGGGCCGAGCGGCCGCGGCGCACCCGCACCCGGGGCGGACGGGACGACCGCAACTCGTGA